The Allocatelliglobosispora scoriae genome contains a region encoding:
- a CDS encoding glycosyl hydrolase family 18 protein, with product MSITPIRGRRRWAAAAVALATAATGIAAALVTSTPANAVVLPNNFKSVGYMPSWAGSVNSIQYNKLTHINYAFALPNANGTLQAIENPSKLSSLVSLAHAGNVKVSIAIGGWNDGNDSAFESLAGNATARTAFVNNVVNFVNQYNLDGVDIDWEYPDPGTSGNNYTALMSQLSTAMHSRGKILTAAVVSEGGTANGVQPAVFGYVDWLNIMAYDGGSPHANYNWSIASVNFWKGRGLPASKAVLGVPFYSRPGYYTYSQLVAMDPANANRDCTTAGGAQQCYNGIPTIKAKTAWALANAGGMMNWELSQDTTGSTSLVSAIYDTVMGGTTPPSSPPPGGRTGRITGYGGKCVDIAAASSANGTAVQLYACNGTAAQTWTVGTDGTIRGLGKCMDITSAGTANGTKIQIWDCNGTGAQVWQAQANGTLRNPVSGRCLDATGPSSADGTRLQIWDCAASANQIWQLP from the coding sequence ATGTCCATCACCCCCATCCGCGGCAGGCGCCGCTGGGCGGCGGCCGCGGTTGCCCTCGCGACCGCTGCTACCGGCATCGCCGCAGCCCTGGTCACCAGCACCCCGGCCAACGCCGTCGTGCTGCCGAACAACTTCAAGAGCGTCGGCTACATGCCCTCGTGGGCCGGCAGTGTGAACAGCATCCAGTACAACAAGCTCACGCACATCAACTACGCGTTCGCGCTGCCCAACGCGAACGGGACCCTCCAGGCGATCGAGAACCCGTCGAAGCTCTCGTCGCTGGTCTCGCTCGCGCACGCGGGCAACGTGAAGGTCTCCATCGCCATCGGCGGCTGGAACGACGGCAACGACTCGGCGTTCGAGTCGCTCGCCGGCAACGCCACGGCGCGGACGGCGTTCGTCAACAACGTCGTCAACTTCGTCAACCAGTACAACCTCGACGGTGTCGACATCGACTGGGAGTACCCGGACCCGGGTACGTCGGGCAACAACTACACCGCCCTGATGTCGCAGCTCAGCACCGCTATGCACAGCCGCGGGAAGATCCTCACGGCGGCCGTGGTCTCCGAGGGCGGCACCGCCAACGGCGTCCAGCCTGCGGTCTTCGGCTACGTCGACTGGCTCAACATCATGGCCTACGACGGCGGCAGCCCGCACGCCAACTACAACTGGTCGATCGCGTCGGTCAACTTCTGGAAGGGCCGCGGCCTGCCCGCGAGCAAGGCCGTCCTCGGTGTGCCGTTCTACAGCCGGCCGGGGTACTACACCTACTCCCAGCTCGTCGCGATGGACCCGGCCAACGCCAACCGTGACTGCACCACCGCGGGCGGCGCGCAGCAGTGCTACAACGGCATCCCGACGATCAAGGCGAAGACCGCGTGGGCCCTGGCCAACGCGGGCGGCATGATGAACTGGGAGCTGTCGCAGGACACCACCGGCTCGACGTCGCTGGTGAGCGCCATCTACGACACCGTCATGGGCGGCACCACGCCGCCGAGCAGCCCGCCGCCCGGTGGGCGTACGGGTCGGATCACCGGTTACGGCGGCAAGTGTGTCGACATCGCCGCCGCGAGCTCCGCCAACGGCACCGCCGTGCAGCTCTACGCCTGCAACGGCACCGCGGCCCAGACCTGGACCGTCGGCACCGACGGCACCATCCGCGGCCTCGGCAAGTGCATGGACATCACCAGCGCCGGTACGGCCAATGGCACCAAGATCCAGATCTGGGACTGCAACGGCACCGGTGCCCAGGTGTGGCAGGCCCAGGCCAACGGCACCCTGCGCAACCCGGTCTCGGGCCGCTGCCTCGATGCCACCGGCCCCAGCTCGGCCGACGGCACCCGCCTGCAGATCTGGGACTGCGCAGCCAGCGCGAACCAGATCTGGCAGCTGCCGTAA
- a CDS encoding alpha/beta hydrolase family protein: protein MLIATPRGDARVDLYQPPGRRRPAALLVLGHGAGGSVDAPDLVAVRDAAVAAGVRVAMMTQPYRVAGKRAPAPAAWLDEAFAAVLTELAPGRLPLIVGGRSSGARVACRTASAAGAAGVICLAFPLHPPGRPDRSRDDELPTTIPTLVVNGDRDPFGIPPARPGVEVVVLPGQQHDLKRDPAAVAEAVLTWLTSHHWTR from the coding sequence GTGCTGATCGCAACGCCCCGTGGTGACGCCAGAGTGGACCTCTACCAGCCGCCCGGCCGGCGCAGACCCGCCGCGCTGCTCGTGCTCGGGCACGGTGCCGGCGGCAGCGTCGACGCCCCCGACCTGGTGGCCGTCCGCGACGCTGCGGTCGCGGCCGGCGTACGGGTGGCGATGATGACCCAGCCCTACCGCGTCGCCGGAAAGCGAGCACCCGCCCCGGCCGCCTGGCTGGACGAGGCGTTCGCCGCCGTCCTCACCGAACTCGCACCGGGCAGGCTCCCCCTGATCGTCGGCGGCCGCTCCAGCGGCGCCCGGGTAGCCTGCCGCACCGCATCCGCCGCAGGCGCCGCCGGTGTGATCTGCCTGGCGTTTCCCCTGCACCCGCCCGGCCGCCCCGACCGGTCCCGCGACGACGAACTCCCCACCACCATCCCCACCCTGGTGGTCAACGGCGACCGGGACCCCTTCGGCATCCCCCCGGCCCGCCCCGGCGTGGAGGTGGTGGTCCTCCCCGGCCAGCAACACGACCTCAAACGCGACCCCGCCGCGGTGGCCGAAGCCGTGCTCACCTGGCTGACCAGCCACCACTGGACCCGCTAG
- a CDS encoding endonuclease/exonuclease/phosphatase family protein: protein MSWNLWWRFGDWQARRRAILAVLAAAQPDLCGLQEVWADRDANLAEWLAGELGMHWAWGPAGEQQGWHDRIGDPSVDFGVAILSRWPIREPHVAELPDDASRPALSALIDAPHATVPFVTTHLSSMPWHSGRRIRQLTWLAEHAATRSVDAHPPVVTGDFNAMPDSDEIRRFQGVLTEPAYPGLSFIDAWRFADPADPGFTWDRRNPAVAVGPVPSARIDYVHIGLRWHGPGQVRSVRLAGTEPVDGVWPSDHAAVVADLSEA from the coding sequence ATGAGCTGGAACCTGTGGTGGCGGTTCGGCGACTGGCAGGCCCGGCGCCGGGCGATCCTCGCCGTCCTCGCCGCAGCGCAGCCCGACCTCTGCGGCCTCCAGGAGGTCTGGGCCGACCGGGACGCCAACCTCGCCGAGTGGCTCGCCGGCGAGCTCGGGATGCACTGGGCGTGGGGTCCCGCCGGTGAGCAGCAGGGCTGGCACGACCGCATCGGCGACCCGTCCGTCGACTTCGGTGTGGCGATCCTGAGCCGCTGGCCGATCAGGGAGCCGCACGTCGCCGAGCTGCCCGATGACGCGAGCCGGCCGGCGTTGAGTGCGCTGATCGACGCGCCGCACGCGACCGTTCCGTTCGTCACGACGCACCTGAGTTCGATGCCGTGGCACTCCGGCCGCCGCATCCGCCAGCTCACCTGGCTCGCCGAGCACGCCGCGACCCGATCCGTCGACGCCCACCCGCCCGTCGTCACCGGCGACTTCAACGCGATGCCGGACTCCGACGAGATCCGCCGCTTCCAGGGGGTGCTCACTGAGCCGGCCTACCCGGGGCTGTCCTTCATCGACGCGTGGCGGTTCGCCGATCCCGCCGATCCGGGCTTCACCTGGGACCGCCGTAATCCGGCCGTGGCGGTGGGACCCGTACCGAGCGCCCGCATCGACTATGTCCACATCGGCCTGCGCTGGCACGGTCCGGGGCAGGTCCGCTCGGTTCGGCTGGCCGGAACCGAGCCGGTCGACGGGGTCTGGCCGTCGGATCACGCCGCTGTCGTGGCCGACCTGAGCGAGGCGTGA
- a CDS encoding LCP family protein: MLLIGTGLVLMLVGVAGCVAANSFVGTLNASVETGAVLDDASLKQDLSAGRNLRGPIDLLLLGLDTRSDWEENTSRADSILVLHVPASHDQAYLMSIPRDALVEIPPYPKAGFYGTQEKANAAYYFGSQNGLGWRGGAALTAKMVHEVTGLTFSGVVVIDFKGFRGIIDALGSVRMCVDQETISDHYVVEDGKPVYAKGKPTGVYYRNSYVHEPGCREMPGWEALDFARQRKGGPNGDYDRQRHQQQLLKAIATKATSAGIITNPLRINDLIAAAGGSLKIDTGRADLTDFAFTLKSLATADLVMLKTNGGTFNSAQIRKTSAELLDDETLEMFTAAAEDRLGLFVLDHPEVLIDSR; this comes from the coding sequence ATGCTGCTGATCGGGACCGGGCTGGTGCTGATGCTGGTCGGCGTCGCCGGGTGCGTGGCGGCGAACTCGTTCGTCGGGACGCTCAACGCCAGCGTCGAGACGGGCGCGGTGCTCGACGACGCGTCGCTCAAGCAGGACCTGTCGGCCGGGCGCAACCTGCGCGGGCCGATCGACCTGCTGCTGCTGGGGCTCGACACCCGCAGCGACTGGGAGGAGAACACGTCGCGCGCGGACTCGATCCTGGTGCTGCACGTGCCCGCCTCGCACGACCAGGCCTATCTCATGTCGATCCCCCGCGACGCGCTGGTGGAGATCCCGCCCTACCCGAAGGCGGGCTTCTACGGTACGCAGGAGAAGGCGAACGCGGCCTACTACTTCGGGTCGCAGAACGGCCTGGGGTGGCGGGGCGGAGCGGCGCTGACCGCGAAGATGGTGCACGAGGTCACCGGGCTCACCTTCAGCGGCGTCGTCGTGATCGACTTCAAGGGCTTCCGGGGGATCATCGACGCGCTCGGCTCCGTCCGCATGTGCGTGGACCAGGAGACGATCTCCGACCACTACGTCGTGGAGGACGGCAAGCCCGTCTACGCCAAGGGCAAGCCCACCGGGGTCTACTACCGCAACAGCTACGTCCACGAGCCCGGCTGCCGGGAGATGCCGGGCTGGGAGGCGCTGGACTTCGCCCGGCAGCGCAAGGGCGGGCCCAACGGCGACTACGACCGCCAGCGCCACCAGCAGCAGCTCCTCAAGGCGATCGCGACGAAGGCGACGAGCGCGGGGATCATCACCAACCCGCTGCGGATCAACGACCTGATCGCCGCGGCCGGGGGCTCGCTGAAGATCGACACCGGCCGGGCGGACCTCACCGACTTCGCCTTCACCCTCAAGTCGCTCGCCACCGCCGACCTGGTGATGCTCAAGACCAACGGCGGCACCTTCAACAGCGCGCAGATCCGCAAGACCAGCGCCGAGCTGCTCGACGACGAGACGCTGGAGATGTTCACGGCCGCCGCCGAGGACCGGCTCGGGCTCTTCGTCCTCGACCACCCCGAGGTCCTCATCGACAGCAGGTGA
- a CDS encoding cellulose binding domain-containing protein produces MLLALLAACASALLIQLTTSALALPDPVTPVTGNSTYFDGLGQPYGGCGIPQAYLDSQDFVALNVFNTPGDYAYSTRPVPASQSSRTGMWENGLNCGRWVQVSIGDFCTGTNDGAPGQAFCRNGAWTADAYNGGTLTMLVADSCGDANAWCRDDPYHLDLSKPSLNRFVKNGSALTDLYPNHFNNRHLSWKFVPAPGYTGDINIGFLQGAQRYWPAISVSHLANGIHGVEYQVGGVWQTAAMNGDMGQSYIIGGTVAGGTSFQIRVRDVTGALINGGRTYSFGLPASCGTQCGAAYTPVAYTTGGTYSMSPSPASPSPSRSASASPSASVSPSASGSPSPSAPTGACSATYRITSSWPGYFGAEVTVKAGSAPINGWTVKWTYANGQTITTLWSGVLTSSGSAVTVKNVDYNRVLTANASAVFGFQASTGATNTVPVLTCTSP; encoded by the coding sequence ATGCTGCTCGCCCTCCTCGCGGCATGCGCCAGCGCGCTGCTGATCCAGCTCACCACCAGCGCGCTCGCGCTGCCCGACCCGGTCACGCCCGTCACCGGCAACTCGACCTACTTCGACGGCCTCGGCCAGCCCTACGGCGGCTGCGGCATCCCCCAGGCCTACCTGGACAGCCAGGACTTCGTCGCGCTCAACGTCTTCAACACGCCGGGCGACTACGCCTACTCGACCCGGCCGGTGCCCGCCTCCCAGTCATCCAGGACCGGCATGTGGGAGAACGGGCTCAACTGCGGCCGCTGGGTGCAGGTGAGCATCGGCGACTTCTGCACCGGCACCAACGACGGTGCCCCCGGCCAGGCCTTCTGCCGCAACGGCGCGTGGACCGCCGATGCCTACAACGGCGGCACGCTGACGATGCTCGTCGCGGACAGCTGCGGCGACGCCAACGCCTGGTGCCGGGACGACCCCTACCACCTGGACCTGTCGAAGCCGTCGCTGAACAGGTTCGTGAAGAACGGCTCGGCGCTGACCGACCTCTACCCCAACCACTTCAACAACCGGCACCTGAGCTGGAAGTTCGTCCCGGCGCCCGGCTACACCGGTGACATCAACATCGGGTTCCTGCAGGGCGCGCAGCGCTACTGGCCCGCCATCTCCGTCTCGCACCTCGCCAACGGCATCCACGGCGTGGAGTACCAGGTCGGCGGGGTCTGGCAGACCGCGGCGATGAACGGCGACATGGGCCAGTCCTACATCATCGGGGGCACGGTCGCGGGCGGCACCAGCTTCCAGATCCGGGTACGCGACGTCACGGGCGCCCTGATCAACGGGGGCCGGACCTACTCCTTCGGACTCCCGGCGAGCTGCGGCACCCAGTGCGGTGCGGCGTACACGCCGGTGGCGTACACGACCGGCGGGACCTACTCCATGTCCCCGTCACCGGCGTCACCGTCACCCAGCCGCTCGGCGTCGGCGTCACCATCCGCGTCGGTGTCCCCGTCGGCCTCCGGCTCTCCATCACCGAGCGCTCCCACCGGGGCGTGCAGCGCCACCTACCGGATCACCAGCTCGTGGCCGGGGTATTTCGGTGCCGAGGTCACGGTGAAGGCCGGGTCCGCGCCGATCAACGGGTGGACGGTGAAGTGGACCTACGCCAACGGGCAGACGATCACCACGCTCTGGAGCGGAGTGCTCACCAGCTCAGGCTCCGCCGTCACCGTGAAGAACGTGGACTACAACCGGGTGCTGACGGCGAATGCCAGCGCGGTCTTCGGCTTCCAGGCCTCGACCGGGGCGACGAACACCGTCCCGGTGCTCACCTGCACCAGTCCCTGA